From the genome of Gracilimonas sp., one region includes:
- a CDS encoding FecR domain-containing protein has product MADNQNISPDDQDLQLARQIGEALPNLSVLKSSSDPLLGRLFEYKDSVGKSETAISSESIWDSIQTEINENTGSARILKLSPAIRRYAVAAALVIAAFAGSYLYQNLTAPVLIGESLATAETISLPDGSSVTLRPHSKLYEMDISEQTAGYKLTGEGFFEVTTNPDRIFSVKTGQSEVQVLGTKFILSDWGNASTVYLQEGRIQYTSLNSRQSVELAPGQSSTVNETTETPQIANTDETSFTDWLNNELIFQNEAVKQVFSELEQHFNIHIQAEPGILQENLSGSVQLTDLPSVLSDLELVLGGTFTQTGQDSYVFKSNS; this is encoded by the coding sequence ATGGCTGACAATCAAAACATATCACCGGACGATCAAGACCTTCAGCTGGCGCGTCAAATTGGCGAGGCTTTGCCGAATCTCAGTGTCCTGAAAAGTTCTTCAGATCCTTTGTTGGGCAGGCTTTTTGAGTATAAAGACTCTGTAGGAAAGTCCGAAACAGCCATCAGCTCTGAATCTATCTGGGATTCCATTCAAACCGAAATTAATGAAAACACTGGTTCAGCACGAATTCTCAAATTATCCCCGGCCATCCGAAGATATGCGGTAGCCGCGGCCTTAGTCATCGCAGCATTTGCAGGAAGCTATCTGTACCAAAACCTGACCGCTCCTGTTTTGATTGGGGAAAGTTTAGCGACAGCTGAAACCATTTCACTGCCCGATGGCTCATCAGTCACCCTTCGCCCCCATTCGAAATTATACGAGATGGATATTTCTGAACAAACAGCCGGGTACAAACTGACTGGTGAAGGCTTTTTTGAAGTAACCACAAATCCGGACCGGATATTTTCGGTAAAAACAGGCCAATCAGAAGTACAGGTACTGGGAACCAAATTTATACTGAGTGACTGGGGCAACGCCTCCACCGTATACCTTCAGGAAGGACGCATTCAATATACTTCCCTGAATAGCCGGCAGTCGGTAGAACTTGCTCCGGGACAATCATCTACCGTGAATGAAACTACAGAAACCCCGCAGATAGCTAATACAGATGAGACATCATTTACCGACTGGCTGAATAATGAACTGATATTCCAAAATGAAGCCGTAAAACAGGTGTTCAGTGAACTGGAGCAGCATTTCAATATCCATATTCAGGCTGAGCCCGGAATTCTTCAGGAAAACCTGAGCGGTTCTGTTCAGCTGACTGATCTGCCTTCTGTACTTAGCGATCTTGAGCTGGTATTGGGTGGAACCTTCACACAAACCGGTCAAGATTCATATGTCTTTAAATCAAATTCATGA
- a CDS encoding TonB-dependent receptor has translation MMREKWLIIFFGAIICLVLPRFVSAQYDFDQTPVLEIIDAIESEDQYRFLYRESQLAGISLSFSASSESIIDSLRAGLSRFNIAVEADTSRKQIILYKQSTSSAAQFSVSGQVVDAETGERLPYATVYFEKNGTKKGVATNASGVFSIKETLSGKSVILNCSYLGYENNQIQLNLNEHTSFKDLTIRLMPTAVQANDIIVTGFTYPSGSDSIYRNFVNAGVLNPLGENNTTKALQALPSVTNGTALNNGINVRGSSADATHILLDGITIYNQSHLFGLLDSFNPSALQTSGFFYDVTPAQFQSSPGGTIAMLTKTGSLNDFGASAGLSNTAFNATLQGPIVPGKSSWLFSGRTSYMNALNWFQNDELIAFGLNIDRPSNLSGDNITNLESRLVFPGEYDAAFFDLHGKMYVEFENGSRLIAGAYYGADDVSQNAERLVRRFTPNNPGQRFAREEVKTLNEWGNFSSSLSYKSPVSGRLYSSSMAAVSIYNSEFSKDDFVYNRVQQNGANIEVFTFPLQNESIFNEVKLDQSFDLVLPNTQWTFGASYQYFLGEYFEESFDRPGFLTSFESSLADLYAQLDVTSLDIVDVHLGSRLHYYTDGDYLYYSPRVKLKFFNERDVSLGLGYSRNYQFTHRLAFYNISSPDVWILSSEEQPPTASDYFTAGVYFRLLNNTLFQVEGYHKSLDNARLFDINAQTLINSFNAPPWFYDNDGTAKGLEFLLKNRFQKWTLTHSYTLSEATFQNPNLLGGEEFHAEWDRTHSFNSTIEYRVIPNLKTFFSLTVASGTPNRLYFLQVEDQQRLDDYRRVDIGFEYDMELDGTQVEIGASVFNLLDHQNTWYRELDLVIDTSVPASQRRLSSQAVNVYDLGIQPSFNVMVRF, from the coding sequence ATGATGAGAGAGAAATGGCTGATCATATTTTTCGGGGCGATCATTTGCCTTGTTTTACCCCGCTTTGTCAGTGCACAATATGACTTTGATCAGACTCCGGTACTTGAAATTATTGATGCTATTGAATCCGAAGACCAATACCGATTTCTGTACCGGGAATCTCAACTTGCTGGTATCAGCTTAAGCTTTTCGGCCTCTTCTGAATCTATAATCGACTCACTGCGGGCCGGACTTTCCCGCTTCAACATCGCCGTTGAAGCCGATACCTCCAGAAAGCAAATCATCCTGTATAAGCAGTCAACATCCTCAGCTGCACAATTTTCTGTATCGGGACAGGTAGTAGATGCCGAAACCGGCGAGCGCCTACCCTACGCTACCGTTTACTTTGAAAAGAACGGAACTAAAAAAGGCGTAGCTACCAATGCCTCCGGTGTTTTCAGCATTAAGGAAACCTTATCCGGGAAATCGGTTATCCTGAATTGCTCCTATCTTGGATATGAAAACAACCAGATTCAGCTTAATCTGAATGAGCATACATCGTTCAAGGATCTGACTATCCGGCTCATGCCAACCGCTGTTCAGGCAAACGATATCATTGTAACCGGGTTTACCTACCCGTCAGGCTCCGACAGCATCTACCGCAATTTTGTAAACGCCGGCGTGCTGAATCCTCTGGGAGAAAACAATACCACCAAAGCCTTACAGGCCCTTCCCTCCGTCACCAATGGAACCGCGCTTAATAATGGAATCAATGTACGGGGCAGTTCAGCTGATGCCACACACATCCTGCTGGATGGCATTACGATTTACAATCAAAGTCATCTTTTCGGGCTGCTGGATAGTTTCAACCCAAGCGCACTTCAAACCTCCGGTTTTTTCTATGACGTGACGCCCGCACAGTTTCAGTCCTCGCCCGGCGGAACCATAGCCATGCTCACCAAAACCGGCTCATTGAATGATTTTGGCGCTTCAGCCGGACTCAGCAATACTGCCTTTAACGCCACTCTTCAGGGTCCTATTGTTCCGGGTAAAAGCAGCTGGCTGTTTTCCGGACGCACGTCCTATATGAATGCCCTGAATTGGTTTCAGAATGATGAACTGATTGCTTTTGGACTGAACATCGACCGGCCCAGCAATCTCTCCGGCGATAACATCACCAATCTGGAATCGCGACTGGTTTTTCCGGGGGAATATGACGCTGCTTTCTTTGATCTTCATGGAAAAATGTATGTTGAATTTGAAAACGGAAGCCGACTGATCGCCGGTGCTTATTATGGAGCCGATGATGTGAGCCAGAATGCTGAGCGACTCGTGCGCCGGTTCACCCCCAACAATCCCGGACAGCGTTTTGCCCGGGAAGAAGTAAAAACCCTTAATGAGTGGGGAAATTTTAGTTCCAGTTTGTCCTATAAATCTCCGGTTTCTGGCCGGCTCTACAGCAGCTCGATGGCGGCGGTCAGCATCTATAACTCCGAATTCAGCAAAGATGATTTTGTCTATAACCGCGTGCAACAAAACGGTGCAAACATAGAAGTATTTACCTTTCCGCTTCAAAACGAAAGCATTTTCAACGAAGTAAAACTGGATCAATCTTTCGATCTGGTGCTGCCCAACACCCAATGGACATTCGGAGCATCGTACCAGTATTTTCTGGGGGAATATTTCGAAGAATCTTTTGACCGTCCCGGATTCCTGACCTCTTTCGAATCCAGCCTGGCCGACCTTTATGCCCAGCTTGATGTTACCTCTCTGGATATTGTGGATGTCCATCTCGGTTCACGGTTGCATTACTATACAGATGGTGATTACCTGTACTATTCCCCACGGGTAAAACTGAAATTCTTTAACGAGCGTGATGTTTCTTTAGGACTGGGATACAGCCGGAATTACCAGTTTACGCACCGGCTGGCGTTTTACAATATCAGCAGTCCGGATGTCTGGATTCTCAGTTCGGAGGAGCAGCCGCCAACGGCTTCAGATTACTTTACTGCGGGCGTTTATTTCAGGCTTCTGAACAACACGTTGTTCCAGGTGGAAGGCTATCATAAGTCGCTGGATAACGCCCGGTTATTTGACATTAACGCTCAAACACTGATCAACAGCTTTAATGCCCCGCCCTGGTTTTATGACAACGACGGTACGGCTAAAGGACTTGAGTTTTTGCTGAAGAACCGTTTTCAGAAGTGGACGCTAACCCACTCTTATACCCTTTCGGAAGCCACTTTTCAAAATCCAAATCTGCTGGGTGGAGAAGAATTCCATGCCGAATGGGACCGGACGCACAGCTTCAATTCAACCATTGAATACCGGGTTATTCCCAACCTGAAAACCTTTTTCAGCCTGACCGTTGCTTCCGGAACACCAAACCGATTGTACTTTTTACAGGTGGAAGATCAGCAGCGACTGGATGATTACCGTCGTGTTGATATCGGTTTTGAATATGATATGGAACTGGACGGAACCCAGGTAGAAATCGGGGCTTCGGTTTTCAACCTGCTGGACCATCAGAATACCTGGTACCGCGAACTGGATTTAGTGATCGACACTTCTGTACCGGCCTCGCAGCGTCGACTCAGCTCACAAGCCGTGAACGTCTATGATTTAGGCATCCAGCCTTCGTTTAATGTGATGGTTAGATTTTAG
- a CDS encoding RidA family protein gives MRTNISSGAEWENKVGYSRAVKTGNQIFVSGTTGIDENGDVVGKNDIYLQTKQCILNIEKALKEPGASLEDVVRTRTFITDIDRWEEFGKAHQEFFGEIKPAATLVEVSRLIHPDLLVEIEMDAVV, from the coding sequence ATGAGAACGAATATATCCTCCGGGGCGGAGTGGGAAAATAAAGTCGGCTACAGCCGGGCGGTGAAGACAGGGAATCAGATCTTTGTTTCCGGTACCACAGGCATTGATGAAAACGGGGACGTTGTGGGTAAAAATGACATCTACCTTCAAACCAAACAATGCATCCTGAATATTGAGAAGGCGCTGAAGGAGCCTGGTGCTTCACTGGAGGATGTGGTTCGTACGCGGACGTTCATCACGGACATAGACCGGTGGGAGGAATTCGGGAAAGCTCATCAGGAGTTTTTCGGGGAAATTAAACCGGCGGCTACATTGGTGGAGGTTTCGCGGCTCATCCATCCGGATTTACTGGTGGAGATTGAGATGGATGCGGTGGTTTAG
- a CDS encoding GIY-YIG nuclease family protein, with translation MPRDKDLYVYILTNKHHTVLYTGVTSDLVNRVWQHKNKQIKGFTKRYNVDRLVFFEGPGDPIHAIEREKQIKAGSRQKKIDLINDFNPEWKDLYYEIIPKNYK, from the coding sequence ATGCCAAGAGATAAAGACCTTTACGTGTACATCCTGACCAATAAACATCATACAGTCCTGTATACCGGGGTTACAAGTGACTTAGTAAATCGGGTTTGGCAGCATAAGAACAAACAAATCAAAGGTTTTACTAAAAGATATAATGTAGACAGGCTGGTTTTCTTTGAGGGACCCGGTGATCCTATTCACGCTATTGAAAGAGAGAAACAAATTAAGGCAGGATCGCGACAGAAAAAGATTGATTTGATTAATGACTTCAACCCGGAGTGGAAAGACCTTTACTACGAGATTATTCCTAAGAACTATAAATAA
- a CDS encoding DUF5655 domain-containing protein produces MKLFNIKEGSVVRVHSSPFKLEKDIQKLVENNTGTLFNLEYVRSEFTVESFRLDTLCYDKESNSFVIIEYKNDKKFSVIDQGYTYLSLLLNNRAEFILEYNESKDGILKRDDIDWSQSRVLFISPRFTEYQKHSVNFKDVPFELWEIHKYENDTIGLQKHEPSSSASIQMTSSGKSGSVVDSVSREVKVYNEDYHLYKNENRPQETIDLYYKLKERILDLGDDIEIKYLAQTVQFKIDKSIVDLIIYNSGVVAVINVKKDELEDPRKETQDMSEKGHWGNGDYKYKVNSDSDIEYAIYLIEQAYNKA; encoded by the coding sequence ATGAAGTTGTTTAATATAAAAGAAGGTAGTGTCGTCCGGGTACATTCTTCCCCTTTTAAGTTGGAAAAGGACATACAAAAGCTGGTTGAAAATAATACCGGTACTTTATTCAACCTGGAGTACGTAAGGTCCGAATTTACTGTGGAAAGCTTCAGGCTTGATACACTATGCTACGACAAAGAATCTAATTCCTTTGTGATTATTGAGTATAAAAACGACAAAAAGTTTTCAGTAATTGACCAGGGGTACACTTATCTGTCTTTACTTTTAAATAACAGGGCTGAATTCATTTTGGAATACAATGAATCGAAAGATGGGATTTTAAAGCGAGATGATATTGACTGGTCGCAATCACGGGTGTTATTTATTTCACCAAGGTTTACTGAATACCAGAAACATTCGGTGAATTTTAAAGACGTACCCTTTGAACTTTGGGAAATTCATAAATACGAGAACGATACTATAGGCTTACAAAAACATGAACCTTCGTCGAGTGCAAGCATTCAAATGACTTCCTCCGGTAAATCTGGATCGGTTGTAGATTCTGTTTCCAGGGAAGTAAAAGTCTATAATGAAGATTATCATCTGTACAAGAATGAAAATCGCCCACAAGAGACTATCGACCTTTATTATAAATTAAAAGAGCGAATTCTTGATTTAGGAGACGATATTGAAATCAAGTATTTAGCACAAACTGTTCAGTTTAAAATTGATAAGTCTATTGTTGACCTGATTATCTACAATTCAGGAGTAGTCGCCGTTATTAATGTGAAGAAAGATGAGCTTGAAGATCCAAGAAAGGAAACACAGGATATGAGTGAAAAAGGTCACTGGGGTAATGGCGACTATAAATATAAAGTGAATTCTGACAGTGATATTGAATACGCTATTTATCTTATAGAGCAGGCTTACAATAAAGCATAA
- a CDS encoding DNA methyltransferase: protein MPLFQNAVLNKYLSGIDEKKVEQAWEAFTAHFHNTEVQQNIREAKEESYQEGFLDDLFVKVLGYTKNPSPNYNLVVEQKNLSDSKKADGALLDGDEVRGVIELKGTETTDLGKVETQAFGYKNKQPDALYVIISNFEKLRFYIDNAVDFIEFNLFTLTKEEFKVLWLCLGYSNFAKGLPKKIKDSSLAEEENVTKKLYKDYSDFKHAVFESIKKHNPEYDKLLLFKKTQKLLDRFLFIFFAEDRNLLPPNSIREIIKQWMDLRDKYDEYVPLYERFKKYFGYMNEGHKGKNHEIFAYNGGLFAEDEVLNDLSIDDDLLYKHATQLSHYDFDSEVDVNILGHIFEHSLNEIEEITAELEGQEVDTSKTRRKKDGVFYTPKYITKYIVENTVGKLCEEKKAELEIVDERFTEAKRRTQKGIDDLKKYRDWLLNLTICDPACGSGAFLNQTLEFLIAEHSYIDELQRKYHGDSLGLSDIETQILESNLFGVDINEESVEIAKLSLWLRTAQKGRKLTSLNNHIKCGNSLIDDPEVAGDKAFDWEEEFPDVFANGGFDVVIGNPPYVKLDTIKETATALKKQGYETFSMRGDLYGIFVEKGFDLLKPEGIYSYIMPNKWLQAGYGKPLRKLFLSKELVQLIDFGDLQIFDGATTYPCIFVARNDQPKSSIDVAVLVTAGEEDFNTIVSSNLETFSVNDFSEKTWVISSKREKEILERINSNAIPMKDFVKGNAKYGLKTGLTKAFLISEKTKNEILEIDPKAKDHIEPFLQGRDITKYSNATVNSYLILFKKGFTKDRLGDCTEEEAWKWLKGEYPGITKWLAPFEEKGKKRTDQGDFWWELRTCDYYEEFEKEKIMYQVLQVKPCFIYDTEGFYCNNSMWIIPTNEISLVGILNSKVGWWLIKQYCTQIRNGYQLIWKYFGQIPIPKKLNGNLKGHVEKIITTNNKLQKHTEKFSNLLLSKFDIEKLSQKLQSWHELTFKQFLKELKKKKVELNLDKEAEWMEYFNQQKAQADDLKSQIAQTDSEIDAMVYELYGLSEEEIGVVEGSAG, encoded by the coding sequence ATGCCACTATTCCAAAACGCGGTACTGAATAAATATTTGTCGGGGATTGATGAAAAGAAGGTTGAGCAAGCCTGGGAAGCTTTTACCGCTCATTTCCACAATACCGAAGTTCAACAAAACATCCGCGAAGCTAAAGAAGAATCGTATCAGGAAGGGTTTTTGGATGACCTGTTTGTGAAAGTATTGGGTTATACCAAAAATCCCTCTCCAAATTATAACCTGGTGGTGGAGCAGAAAAACCTAAGTGATTCCAAAAAAGCAGATGGAGCACTTTTGGATGGAGATGAAGTCCGCGGGGTGATTGAGCTTAAGGGCACTGAAACCACTGATCTGGGTAAAGTAGAAACACAGGCTTTTGGGTATAAGAACAAACAGCCGGATGCCCTCTATGTCATCATTTCCAACTTTGAGAAGCTGCGGTTCTATATTGACAACGCGGTGGACTTCATTGAGTTCAACCTCTTCACGCTCACCAAAGAGGAATTCAAGGTACTGTGGCTGTGTCTCGGTTATTCCAATTTTGCGAAGGGGCTGCCAAAGAAGATCAAGGACAGTTCATTAGCGGAAGAAGAAAACGTTACCAAAAAGCTGTACAAGGATTATTCCGACTTTAAGCACGCGGTGTTTGAAAGCATCAAAAAACACAACCCGGAATACGACAAGCTGCTGCTTTTCAAGAAAACGCAGAAACTGCTGGATCGCTTTTTGTTCATCTTTTTTGCCGAAGACCGGAACCTGCTTCCGCCCAATTCCATCCGCGAGATCATCAAGCAGTGGATGGACCTGCGGGATAAGTACGATGAATATGTTCCGCTGTACGAGCGCTTTAAGAAATACTTCGGGTATATGAATGAAGGCCATAAGGGCAAGAACCACGAGATTTTTGCCTACAACGGCGGACTGTTTGCCGAAGACGAAGTACTGAACGATTTGTCCATTGACGACGACCTGCTCTACAAACACGCAACGCAGCTCAGTCATTATGACTTTGACTCGGAAGTAGACGTAAACATCCTCGGCCATATTTTTGAGCATTCCCTGAACGAAATCGAGGAAATTACCGCCGAGCTGGAAGGGCAGGAAGTGGACACCTCCAAAACCCGGCGTAAAAAAGACGGGGTGTTTTATACGCCCAAATACATCACCAAGTATATTGTGGAAAATACGGTTGGCAAGCTATGCGAAGAAAAGAAAGCCGAACTGGAAATTGTAGATGAGCGTTTTACAGAAGCAAAGCGAAGAACCCAAAAAGGCATTGACGATCTGAAGAAATACAGGGATTGGCTGCTGAACCTGACCATTTGTGATCCTGCGTGTGGTAGTGGAGCATTTTTAAACCAGACGCTGGAGTTTTTGATTGCGGAGCATTCATACATTGATGAATTGCAAAGAAAGTATCACGGGGATTCTTTAGGTCTGTCTGATATTGAAACCCAAATTTTAGAAAGCAATCTCTTTGGGGTAGATATAAACGAGGAGTCGGTGGAGATCGCCAAGCTCTCCCTGTGGCTGCGCACCGCCCAAAAAGGCCGCAAGCTCACCTCGCTGAACAATCACATAAAATGTGGAAACTCGCTGATCGATGATCCCGAAGTGGCCGGCGACAAAGCCTTTGACTGGGAAGAAGAATTCCCGGATGTATTTGCCAACGGCGGCTTTGATGTGGTGATTGGGAATCCGCCTTATGTGAAGTTGGACACGATAAAAGAAACTGCAACAGCTTTAAAGAAACAAGGTTATGAAACATTCAGCATGCGGGGAGATTTATATGGAATATTTGTTGAAAAAGGGTTTGACCTCTTAAAGCCAGAAGGAATCTACTCTTATATTATGCCTAATAAATGGTTGCAAGCTGGTTATGGGAAACCATTGAGAAAATTGTTTCTATCAAAAGAATTGGTTCAGCTAATTGACTTTGGAGATCTTCAGATTTTTGATGGAGCAACAACTTATCCCTGTATTTTTGTTGCGCGAAATGATCAACCAAAAAGTAGTATTGATGTTGCTGTATTAGTAACAGCTGGTGAAGAAGATTTTAACACAATTGTTAGTTCTAATTTAGAAACATTTTCTGTTAATGATTTTAGTGAAAAAACTTGGGTTATATCTTCTAAGAGAGAAAAAGAAATACTAGAAAGAATAAATAGTAATGCAATTCCTATGAAAGATTTTGTTAAAGGAAATGCTAAATATGGATTAAAAACTGGCCTTACTAAAGCATTCTTGATTTCCGAAAAAACAAAAAATGAAATACTCGAAATTGATCCTAAAGCTAAGGATCATATTGAGCCCTTTTTACAAGGTCGTGATATAACAAAATATTCTAATGCTACTGTAAATAGTTATCTAATTCTTTTTAAAAAGGGATTTACTAAAGATAGGTTAGGTGATTGTACAGAAGAAGAAGCGTGGAAATGGTTAAAAGGTGAATATCCTGGAATAACGAAATGGTTAGCACCATTTGAAGAAAAAGGAAAAAAAAGAACTGATCAGGGTGATTTTTGGTGGGAACTTAGAACTTGTGATTATTATGAGGAGTTCGAAAAAGAAAAAATTATGTATCAAGTATTGCAGGTAAAACCCTGTTTTATTTATGATACTGAAGGCTTCTACTGTAATAATTCGATGTGGATAATACCAACTAATGAAATCAGCCTTGTCGGTATTTTGAATTCAAAAGTTGGTTGGTGGTTAATTAAGCAATATTGTACACAGATACGAAATGGTTATCAGTTGATATGGAAATATTTTGGGCAAATTCCTATTCCAAAAAAATTAAATGGTAATCTTAAAGGTCATGTAGAAAAGATTATAACCACTAATAACAAGCTTCAAAAGCATACTGAAAAGTTTTCAAATTTATTGCTATCCAAATTTGACATAGAAAAACTATCTCAGAAACTCCAAAGCTGGCACGAGCTCACCTTCAAGCAATTCCTGAAAGAGCTGAAAAAGAAAAAAGTAGAACTCAACCTCGATAAAGAAGCCGAATGGATGGAATACTTCAATCAGCAAAAAGCCCAGGCCGACGACCTCAAATCCCAAATTGCCCAAACAGATTCTGAGATTGACGCGATGGTGTATGAGTTGTATGGGTTAAGTGAGGAAGAGATTGGAGTTGTGGAGGGGAGTGCCGGGTAA
- a CDS encoding helix-turn-helix domain-containing protein produces the protein MIYQAKHIISIRDHVDSVFLLHIKFPEQVDINVELAEINKLWGENPSGSQIVDEKELSGFFDKHGHFVFSRKIKEPTAIYIELEKGYEFQDLILEDSGMLKNIFISDMGRLIYAFYMTGSSDIVIQGRKVKGSYIESLISTSPTDSRIRHILFERSKMDNSKPEYTVDDLLTADEVAEYLKMSKGTFQNKLSKGEIINPVIIGGSKRWKYRDLVDWIKELKP, from the coding sequence ATGATATATCAAGCAAAACATATAATTTCAATACGCGATCACGTAGATAGTGTGTTTCTGCTTCATATAAAATTCCCAGAACAGGTTGATATAAATGTTGAGTTGGCTGAGATCAATAAATTGTGGGGCGAAAATCCATCAGGTTCTCAAATAGTTGATGAAAAAGAGTTATCAGGATTTTTTGACAAACATGGGCACTTTGTGTTTAGCAGGAAAATTAAGGAGCCAACCGCAATATATATAGAATTAGAGAAGGGGTACGAATTTCAGGATCTGATTTTAGAAGACTCAGGAATGCTAAAAAATATATTTATTTCTGATATGGGGAGATTGATCTATGCTTTTTATATGACTGGAAGCTCAGACATTGTTATTCAGGGTCGTAAGGTAAAAGGCTCTTATATTGAAAGCCTGATTAGTACTTCTCCCACTGATTCCCGAATTAGACACATATTGTTTGAGAGGAGTAAGATGGATAATTCTAAACCTGAGTATACCGTTGATGATTTACTAACAGCTGATGAAGTAGCTGAATATTTAAAAATGAGCAAAGGAACCTTTCAGAATAAATTATCGAAAGGTGAGATAATTAACCCTGTGATAATAGGTGGTAGTAAGAGATGGAAGTATAGGGATTTAGTCGATTGGATAAAGGAATTGAAGCCATAA
- a CDS encoding PriCT-2 domain-containing protein, with amino-acid sequence MYDWIQECRIGEQFGHLVLEYRKSGDKTHKMNLPQLCAGALLEGGHAEKHILRRTGWLTFDIDKDDNPSFTDWTEVREFVSLIPYVAFAGLSVSGHGVWGLIHIAFPDKQKEHFQQLDADFKELGILLDSTKGKNANDKRAYSYDPDAYIADDFEVYDRLPKKRIVFKKCLPPTSHSKTKDLVEQKLQVIDTYKIPIAPDYFIYRDIGFALASEFGEAGRDYFHRAVKHHHKYDKKHADSQYTKCLRPGPIGIGTFFHICTKHNI; translated from the coding sequence TTGTATGATTGGATCCAGGAATGCAGAATCGGAGAGCAGTTCGGGCATCTGGTGCTGGAATACCGAAAATCCGGTGATAAAACTCATAAAATGAACCTGCCTCAACTATGTGCCGGTGCGCTGCTGGAAGGTGGGCATGCAGAGAAGCACATCCTGCGGCGAACCGGCTGGCTAACCTTCGATATTGACAAGGACGACAACCCCAGTTTTACTGACTGGACGGAGGTGAGAGAATTTGTTTCTCTGATTCCCTATGTAGCGTTTGCTGGGTTATCCGTTTCCGGTCATGGCGTCTGGGGGCTCATTCATATCGCTTTTCCGGACAAGCAAAAAGAGCACTTCCAGCAGCTTGACGCTGACTTCAAAGAACTCGGCATCCTCTTAGATTCTACCAAAGGGAAAAACGCCAATGATAAACGCGCCTATTCCTATGATCCGGATGCATACATTGCTGATGATTTTGAGGTTTACGATCGGCTTCCTAAGAAACGTATAGTGTTCAAAAAATGTCTTCCCCCTACATCGCATAGCAAAACAAAAGATCTTGTCGAACAAAAGCTCCAGGTTATAGACACCTATAAAATTCCTATAGCCCCTGATTATTTTATATACCGGGATATAGGATTTGCGCTGGCTTCTGAGTTTGGGGAAGCTGGGCGAGATTATTTTCACCGGGCAGTCAAACATCATCATAAATACGATAAGAAACATGCCGACTCTCAGTACACCAAATGCCTGAGGCCTGGACCGATAGGCATCGGCACCTTCTTTCATATTTGCACTAAACATAACATCTAA